From one Plectropomus leopardus isolate mb chromosome 8, YSFRI_Pleo_2.0, whole genome shotgun sequence genomic stretch:
- the LOC121946642 gene encoding DENN domain-containing protein 4B-like, whose product MLGVERTNWNVEDEVESAVRPPSAQEASLRLQCNGLSEDSSSETSSYSENSRTTSKTEKTARSPCFCSSSLFSGSSVGGVPQVTVAYLSPLVLRKELESLLENEGEAVLAQPQFLENHSIIFWNLVWYFQRLGLPSNLLQLVRASPLVSQFTQQENSAVRVRLLWDTLTPDTDQWPPLYILWRIHSGIPMRSYSWRRHNHPFTLSFLEEVLRWVGMNEVHKAITLFLDTLAKQPGSPGRRGVRPTELQDAFTR is encoded by the exons ATGCTCGG CGTGGAGCGCACTAACTGGAACGTGGAGGACGAGGTGGAGAGCGCCGTGAGGCCCCCCAGCGCTCAGGAGGCGTCCCTGAGACTCCAGTGTAACGGTCTGAGTGAAGACTCCAGCTCCGAGACCAGCAGCTACTCCGAGAACAGCAGAACCACCTCGAAAACTGAGAAAACCGCACGCTCTCCGTGTTTctgttcctcctctcttttctcc GGCTCGTCGGTGGGCGGCGTCCCGCAGGTGACGGTGGCCTACCTGAGCCCTCTGGTCCTGAGGAAGGAGCTGGAGAGTCTGCTGGAGAACGAGGGCGAGGCGGTCCTGGCTCAGCCTCAGTTCCTGGAGAACCACTCCATCATCTTCTGGAACCTGGTGTGGTACTTCCAGCGCCTCGGCCTGCCCAGTAACCTGCTGCAGCTGGTCAGAGCCTCGCCACTGGTCAGCCAGTTCACACAG caggagAACTCAGCAGTGAGGGTTCGGCTCCTCTGGGACACTCTGACCCCTGACACAGACCAGTGGCCCCCCCTCTACATCCTCTGGAGGATCCACA GTGGCATCCCGATGAGGAGCTACAGCTGGCGGAGACACAACCACCCGTTCACGCTGTCCTTCCTGGAGGAGGTGCTGCGCTGGGTCGGCATGAACGAGGTGCACAAAGCCATCACCCTCTTCCTGGACACGCTGGCCAAACAGCCGGGCTCCCCTGGACGCAGAG